A genomic window from Flavobacteriales bacterium includes:
- a CDS encoding T9SS type A sorting domain-containing protein has translation MKKILLTLGVGAFLSAAVAQDITSNLEAYVSFDGGDAIIDAGNAQYAGIINGATPADDRNGNANSAMYLDGNDWIDFGNYADYQFGYDSFTITCWMKGHLSGSSAGYVIGKRGFTNGVDRVYALTYNYTNGGQAFGYFRDNNGLATTYPTANVLANEWHHVAMVVDRSNGAIGFYIDGAFVSGELLSGGFMGLDANGTSYGNLVMGRSSNGDQYFKGWIDEVRIYRRALTALDLTLLADPPTIDLTSNLKIDLPFCDGQVVDETTLHDMSTQFDGTYATTDRNGTTDAARAFSTGSQSYVQLPHDLIASTDFTIALWYYYVESPLTEYPRLVDLSKQLNSNNDAIILYASVSGANVPYLSMWNASGIQQVSMYAGGTTSINEWTHLVVTKVGSLYSIYMNGQLTSSASNPFVPANVNRIVSKLGKSAYTSEPELFLGSIDDFKVWQRGLTADEVDALYNETDPCVPVVPCDVYIPDAVFKQALVNNSTINTNQDTEIQCSEAAAYSGYIGLNSLAITDLTGLEAFTSLTQLDIGYTSVPSFDITANTALTYFDCSGIGFSGATLTFDAANAALQTVFAESNQLAGLDVSALPNLYYLKCGYNNTLANLDLSQNPALEILAVDNNFLTDLDLSNNPLLTDLSCTYNAIVALDLSANSNLLTIGVSNNALTYLNVANGNNTNVTFYNSFNNPNLGCIQVDDVAYSNANWTNVSSWSTFNTYCTPPITVGIDEQEPTTLNIYPNPTKSELFFSEAIAGEVLDITGKTLIQFPMTRTLDLSQLADGVYLIRTASGTVNRIVKN, from the coding sequence ATGAAAAAGATTTTACTCACCCTTGGCGTTGGCGCTTTTTTATCTGCTGCCGTAGCACAAGACATCACATCCAATCTCGAAGCTTACGTCTCGTTTGATGGAGGAGATGCGATTATCGATGCAGGAAATGCACAGTATGCTGGCATCATAAACGGTGCTACCCCAGCAGACGACAGAAACGGAAACGCCAATTCAGCCATGTATTTGGATGGCAATGATTGGATTGACTTCGGAAATTATGCCGATTACCAATTCGGATACGATAGCTTCACCATTACCTGCTGGATGAAAGGGCATTTGAGTGGTTCTAGTGCAGGCTATGTAATCGGAAAACGTGGTTTTACAAACGGTGTTGACCGTGTATATGCTCTCACTTACAACTATACTAACGGAGGGCAAGCGTTTGGCTATTTCCGTGATAATAACGGATTGGCAACCACCTATCCAACAGCCAATGTGTTGGCCAACGAATGGCACCATGTGGCAATGGTTGTTGACCGAAGCAACGGTGCTATTGGCTTCTATATCGATGGAGCCTTTGTTTCTGGTGAACTATTGAGCGGAGGATTCATGGGACTTGACGCCAACGGAACCTCTTACGGAAACCTCGTGATGGGCCGCTCTTCCAATGGCGACCAATATTTTAAAGGATGGATTGACGAAGTGCGCATTTACAGAAGAGCGCTTACTGCGCTGGATCTTACATTATTGGCCGATCCTCCAACCATCGACCTAACCAGTAACCTGAAGATAGACCTTCCATTCTGTGATGGGCAAGTGGTGGATGAGACCACGCTTCATGACATGAGCACGCAGTTTGACGGCACATATGCCACAACCGACCGTAACGGCACAACTGATGCTGCGCGGGCGTTCTCAACAGGAAGCCAAAGTTATGTACAGCTTCCTCATGACCTGATTGCCAGCACCGATTTCACCATTGCGCTTTGGTATTATTACGTAGAATCTCCACTTACCGAATATCCTAGACTGGTTGATCTAAGCAAGCAGCTCAACTCGAACAATGATGCCATCATCCTTTATGCATCCGTTTCGGGCGCCAACGTTCCTTACTTATCTATGTGGAATGCAAGCGGAATACAACAGGTTTCGATGTATGCAGGTGGCACAACTTCCATAAACGAGTGGACTCATTTGGTTGTAACCAAGGTTGGAAGCCTTTACAGCATTTACATGAATGGTCAACTCACATCGTCTGCAAGCAACCCCTTCGTTCCGGCAAACGTGAATCGTATCGTGTCTAAATTGGGGAAAAGTGCTTACACAAGCGAGCCTGAATTGTTCCTTGGTTCAATAGATGATTTCAAAGTGTGGCAACGCGGCCTGACTGCAGATGAAGTTGATGCACTGTATAACGAGACCGATCCATGCGTTCCAGTTGTTCCGTGCGATGTTTATATCCCAGATGCAGTATTCAAACAAGCACTGGTCAATAACTCAACGATTAACACCAATCAAGACACAGAAATTCAGTGTTCAGAAGCTGCTGCATATTCAGGTTATATTGGTTTAAATAGCTTGGCCATTACGGATTTGACTGGCTTAGAAGCGTTTACCTCACTAACTCAGCTTGATATTGGTTATACCAGTGTTCCATCCTTCGACATTACCGCAAACACGGCTCTAACTTATTTCGATTGCTCAGGAATTGGGTTTTCAGGCGCAACATTGACATTTGATGCAGCCAATGCAGCGTTGCAAACTGTGTTTGCAGAAAGCAATCAACTGGCTGGCTTGGATGTAAGTGCGCTTCCAAACCTTTACTACTTGAAATGTGGTTACAATAACACGTTGGCAAATCTAGATTTGAGCCAAAATCCTGCTTTGGAAATCCTAGCAGTTGATAACAATTTTCTGACCGATTTAGATTTGAGCAACAACCCGCTGCTAACAGATCTTTCTTGTACTTATAACGCAATTGTAGCGTTAGACCTATCGGCCAATTCAAACCTCTTAACGATAGGTGTTTCAAACAATGCGCTGACCTACCTGAATGTGGCCAATGGAAACAATACCAATGTCACGTTTTACAACTCATTCAATAACCCGAACTTGGGATGTATTCAGGTGGATGATGTGGCCTATAGCAACGCCAATTGGACGAATGTGAGTTCATGGTCAACCTTCAACACGTATTGTACACCACCAATTACTGTTGGTATAGATGAACAAGAACCGACCACGCTTAACATCTACCCAAATCCGACCAAAAGCGAACTATTCTTCT
- a CDS encoding histidine kinase has product MKRLTLFILLLTPFFTWAQHPSYWVLNHEQGLPSLKVYDLMEDSLDVVWAGTSEGLVHYDGLWLQTLRTETARSQDRSMLQMGPNGQVWSMNFAGELFLSSYESMEQHQIPEDLPTSKVSYLERIGDELFFMTRNEILKSDLLGNDFSLLRKAAENTSFYGLAAPNFALTAKGLIDLPSGNRLAEKEEAASTLCSSNGKIYQYYYITGTVLGLNAEGSDTIVKNLRRSEGPTPLITGVRNTSAGTWILTYDGAYLVESASWLFPSTPVSDVIETKDGAHWFSTLTDGIAVVPDLGLQRYGKEPDALPTQRFNRVRKLPNGNVVATDNNGMALLIHPEKGLLASFKSEFTRESEVLAIDTVNNRILAAFGDLYLLDGNTLKQLDKFSGNVKSITLWGGNISIVDATNLYAFTYDGNRFGDKLDVFDVEQAVYQNAIDRDGRQWLLTATGALVNGSAFVVPNSTTTFRPSLMATAADGRVYLTNRKDSIAVADNGAFNHWLAIPGIMRQSGTIRSIYASPSHLFVLLSNALLIHDLKTENWQRIGQSEGLPSTDLKDVVADNNRAWLATFNGLYSIPLSQNEIQLSPTVQLRTLKVNGQVIPLSPNLELQHNQNDIELILRGISTKSRGRIQFAYKLNGLMNDFEVNENGAVIRFRALAPGSYNLEVFALDVNGIPSEKHLQLSFVIQKPWYATWPFLLLVALVLVATVSTVFLFRIRYINNRNSQELERSRLMEDLRASQMTALRAQMNPHFMFNVLNSIQGLFTIGKTEKANEVMSRFSDLMRSILDVRDQNTIGLDKELEMIGLYLELEAVRFGDEFTYQLKVDADIDPKKVEVPSLLIQPYVENAVKHGLLHRKGNKNLSVSLVLMENATMLEVRIDDNGIGREKAGELRSEKHKSFATQATSSRLDLLNVENAHKIGVEIIDKKDGAGNANGTLVILRIPLTAKVS; this is encoded by the coding sequence TTGAAAAGGCTCACACTCTTCATTTTACTGCTCACTCCGTTCTTTACTTGGGCGCAGCATCCATCTTATTGGGTGCTCAACCACGAGCAAGGTCTGCCATCGCTTAAGGTTTATGATCTGATGGAGGATAGCCTTGATGTGGTTTGGGCGGGCACTTCAGAAGGGTTGGTTCATTATGACGGATTGTGGCTTCAAACGCTGAGAACAGAAACAGCACGCTCGCAAGACAGAAGTATGCTGCAAATGGGACCAAATGGTCAGGTTTGGTCCATGAACTTTGCTGGCGAGCTTTTTCTGTCGAGTTATGAATCGATGGAACAGCATCAGATTCCGGAAGATCTGCCAACCAGCAAGGTGAGTTACCTAGAGCGAATAGGTGATGAACTGTTCTTTATGACGCGCAATGAAATCTTGAAAAGTGACCTTTTGGGTAACGACTTTTCGTTGCTCCGTAAAGCTGCGGAGAACACTTCATTCTACGGATTGGCAGCTCCGAATTTTGCGCTTACTGCAAAAGGTCTCATTGATCTCCCTTCAGGAAATCGGTTAGCAGAGAAGGAGGAAGCCGCTTCTACCCTCTGTTCTTCCAACGGCAAAATCTATCAATACTATTACATCACTGGAACGGTGCTGGGATTGAATGCTGAAGGCTCCGACACCATTGTCAAAAACCTGAGGCGAAGCGAAGGGCCAACTCCACTTATCACAGGCGTGAGGAACACCTCTGCCGGTACGTGGATTCTGACCTACGATGGCGCTTATTTGGTTGAAAGCGCTTCGTGGCTTTTCCCATCAACACCCGTTTCGGATGTAATTGAGACCAAAGATGGTGCACACTGGTTTTCTACCCTTACCGATGGGATCGCAGTGGTGCCAGATCTGGGCTTGCAGCGCTATGGCAAAGAACCCGATGCTTTGCCTACACAGCGTTTCAACCGTGTGCGAAAACTGCCGAACGGAAACGTGGTGGCCACTGACAATAACGGAATGGCGTTGCTCATTCATCCCGAAAAAGGACTTCTTGCCTCTTTCAAATCGGAGTTTACCAGAGAAAGCGAAGTCCTTGCCATAGACACGGTCAACAATCGGATTTTGGCGGCCTTCGGAGACCTCTACTTGCTGGACGGAAACACGCTGAAACAACTCGACAAATTCTCTGGAAACGTGAAAAGCATTACGCTTTGGGGAGGGAATATTTCCATTGTGGATGCAACCAACCTCTATGCTTTCACTTATGATGGAAACCGATTCGGAGATAAACTTGATGTTTTTGATGTTGAACAAGCAGTGTATCAGAATGCAATTGATAGGGACGGACGGCAGTGGTTGCTCACGGCCACGGGCGCACTGGTAAATGGTTCTGCGTTCGTTGTTCCTAATTCAACCACCACATTTCGCCCAAGTTTGATGGCAACAGCTGCTGACGGCCGAGTTTATCTGACAAATAGAAAAGACAGCATTGCGGTTGCCGATAATGGTGCGTTCAACCATTGGTTGGCCATTCCTGGAATAATGCGCCAAAGCGGCACCATTCGCAGCATCTATGCTTCGCCTTCTCATTTGTTCGTGCTGCTTTCCAACGCCCTTCTCATTCATGATCTGAAAACTGAAAACTGGCAGCGGATTGGTCAAAGCGAAGGACTGCCATCTACCGACCTGAAAGATGTGGTGGCAGACAACAACCGTGCTTGGCTGGCCACCTTTAACGGGCTGTATTCCATCCCGCTATCGCAGAATGAAATCCAATTATCGCCAACGGTACAATTGCGCACGTTAAAAGTAAACGGTCAGGTAATTCCACTTTCGCCTAACCTTGAACTTCAGCACAACCAGAACGATATTGAGCTGATCCTTAGAGGAATTTCTACCAAAAGTCGCGGCCGCATTCAGTTTGCGTACAAACTCAACGGTTTGATGAATGATTTTGAGGTGAACGAGAACGGAGCGGTGATCCGATTTCGAGCACTTGCACCGGGCAGCTACAATTTGGAGGTTTTTGCGCTGGATGTGAACGGTATTCCAAGCGAAAAGCACCTTCAATTGTCGTTCGTCATTCAAAAACCATGGTATGCCACGTGGCCGTTTTTATTGTTGGTTGCGCTTGTGTTGGTGGCAACGGTCAGCACTGTTTTCTTGTTCCGCATCCGATACATCAACAATCGAAACTCGCAGGAATTGGAACGAAGCCGTCTGATGGAAGACCTCCGCGCTTCGCAAATGACTGCACTGCGAGCACAGATGAACCCACATTTCATGTTCAATGTGCTCAACTCCATTCAAGGATTGTTCACCATTGGTAAGACCGAAAAGGCAAACGAAGTGATGAGTCGGTTCTCCGACCTGATGCGTTCCATACTGGATGTGCGCGACCAGAACACCATCGGATTGGACAAGGAACTGGAAATGATCGGGCTCTATCTTGAGTTGGAAGCCGTGCGATTTGGCGATGAGTTCACATATCAACTCAAGGTTGATGCAGACATCGACCCGAAAAAAGTGGAAGTGCCATCATTGCTCATTCAGCCATACGTAGAAAATGCAGTGAAACACGGGCTGTTGCATCGGAAGGGAAACAAGAATCTGTCTGTTTCGCTCGTACTGATGGAAAACGCAACCATGCTGGAAGTGCGCATTGACGACAATGGAATTGGGCGCGAAAAAGCAGGCGAACTTCGGTCGGAAAAACACAAATCCTTTGCCACACAGGCAACTTCATCTCGGCTCGATCTGCTAAACGTGGAGAACGCGCACAAGATCGGTGTTGAGATCATCGATAAGAAAGACGGAGCAGGTAACGCCAACGGAACCTTGGTCATTCTGCGGATTCCGCTCACAGCAAAAGTCAGTTGA
- a CDS encoding LytTR family DNA-binding domain-containing protein — translation MRPLQVGIIEDEFLARETLKAFLERHCESVEVLFMAGDLESGVNAIRAHQPEAIFLDIEMPGHSGMEVRNLLGETTEPLIVFTTAYANYAVDAFGLEAVDYLLKPIDIVKLRRAVDRLRERTKKQAKLSDGSITIPTTNGQLLVKTDNILFLKADGSYTEVHTNAERHLVSRKLIEMEELLDPEQFLRVHRSYVVNVSKMIEFVRQANSSLKMENGTIIPVSRSNKELVRGLFQSN, via the coding sequence ATGAGACCACTCCAAGTTGGCATCATTGAAGATGAGTTTTTAGCGCGCGAAACGCTAAAAGCTTTCCTCGAACGCCATTGCGAAAGCGTTGAGGTTCTGTTTATGGCAGGCGATCTTGAATCGGGTGTGAATGCCATTCGAGCACATCAGCCAGAAGCCATTTTCCTCGATATTGAAATGCCCGGCCATAGCGGCATGGAAGTGCGGAATCTTTTAGGCGAAACCACAGAGCCCCTTATTGTTTTTACAACGGCCTATGCCAATTACGCGGTCGATGCTTTTGGGTTGGAAGCGGTTGATTACCTACTCAAACCTATTGATATTGTAAAACTTAGGAGAGCGGTTGACCGTCTTCGCGAACGGACAAAAAAACAGGCCAAACTGAGCGATGGGAGCATCACCATTCCAACCACAAATGGGCAGTTGCTTGTAAAGACCGACAACATTCTTTTCCTAAAAGCCGATGGTTCTTACACCGAGGTTCACACCAATGCGGAGCGGCATCTTGTAAGCCGCAAACTCATTGAAATGGAAGAGTTGCTCGACCCCGAACAATTCCTCCGTGTACACCGAAGTTATGTGGTAAACGTGAGTAAGATGATTGAATTTGTGCGGCAAGCAAACAGCAGCCTGAAAATGGAAAATGGAACCATCATTCCTGTTTCTAGAAGCAATAAGGAACTGGTCAGAGGTCTTTTTCAAAGTAATTGA